The following nucleotide sequence is from Nothobranchius furzeri strain GRZ-AD chromosome 11, NfurGRZ-RIMD1, whole genome shotgun sequence.
TTATATCTTCTTACTAGCTTTGAAAAAAATTCCCATCATACACCAGTGACTTGTCAAAATGTTCATGTTCTTGGGGTTTCTCCCTAAAGTCCGGAAAGGATAAAATTAGACTTTACAAGAACTAAGAAGAGCCttcctgttcagagctgttcctcATTCTGGAATGAAGCAAAACTTGTAAAGCCCTCCCACTCTTGCCTTATATTTTCAGATGAAACCAAGCGTCTTCAGTCATTTCTCATCACTCAGCTATCAGGTCACTGCTCCAGACAACATGGCTGAAGGGATTCACCTCGAACGGGAGAGATTCTGCTGCTCGTTGTGCTCTGATTTGTTTAATAATCCGGTGACTGTACCTTGCGGACACTGCTTTTGCATGAGCTGCATCAAGAAGCACCTGGATAATGAGCAAGCAGTTGGGATCTACAGCTGCCCTCGGTGCAGGGAGAACTCTATGCAAAGGCCTCAACTGGTCAAAAATGACATGATAGCACATATTGTGGAGCAGATGAGGAAACCGAGGCAGACTTCAGAGACACCTTCATGCTATCCTGGAAGTGAAGATGTAGCCTGTGATTTCTGCACTGAGAAAAAACTCAAAGCTGTAAAATCCTGTCTGCAATGTTTGGCTTCGTATTGTGAGGAACACCTTCAGCATCATAAGGACGTGCCCGCCCTCAGGAAACACAGGTTGGTGGAAGCAACAGCAAATCTTGTGGAGAGTATCTGCTTTCAACATCACGAAGTCATGAAGCTGTTCTGCCAGACTGATCAGTGCTGCATCTGTAATGTCTGCTCAGAGGATGGACACAGAGGCCATAAAAAAGTCTCCACAGAAGCAGAAAGAGCCGAGAAGGACAGAGAGCTTCAGGTGGCTCGGCAAAACATCCAGCTGAGAATCCAGGAGAAAGATAAAGATGTGATGGCTTTTAAACAGGAAGAGGACGAGATTTGTCAGTCAGCTGACAGTGCACTGATCACCACCGAGAAGGCTTTCACAGAGCTCATTTATATGATTGAGAAAAAGCTCTCGCATGTAAAAGAAGGCATCCTGTCAAGGCAGAACGCCGATGTGGGTCGGTATAAAAATGTTCGGGATAAGCTGGAGGATGAGATTGCCAAGTTGACTAGAAAAGATACCGAGCTGGACAAGCTTTCCCGTACAGAGAACCACACTCACTTTCTATTGCATTATCACTCATTGGCTCATCTGGATGATTATAAATACCAACCAATTTACAAGCTTCGCCGTCAACGTAACTTTGACAGAGTTTCAGTGGTTGTGTCGGAAGCCAGAAATAGGCTGGAGGCGGTCCTTAATGAAGAAGTATCTAAGATTCTGTTTGCAATATCCGGGACCAATGGTGTCCCACCAGTTCCTCAAGCCGAGCCAGAGGCTGTTGCCTCTCCTGTCCAGACCACAGCTGAGTTTGTAAAAGGCAGAATCCTCCAAAACAGAACAAGCCCCACGTCTCCTAGATCTGAACTCTCACAGAACAAAGAGAATTTCATTCAGTTCAATGGGGATCATGTCGATTCTAACCCTTTTCCATCCAGAGGCACCCCCAAAGTTAGCAAAAAGAACTTTTTACTAGCCAAGCCTTACCCTGAGAGTAATGGCCATGACTTCCTACCGATCAAAACCATCCCCAAATCAAACTTTTCAAAGCCTCCTGAAAAAGCTCTCAGACAGGACTCTTCCTCAACCAGTGCTTCGCTCCGCTTTACCAAACATAAAATGTCACGGGCCAAAGCTGACGTCTTTGAAAGCCAAGGTGACATAAAAAAAAAAGTGGATTTGATGGGGACCAATCAAATAATTAGAAGTTTGTCTCGGTGTAGTC
It contains:
- the LOC107383418 gene encoding tripartite motif-containing protein 16, whose protein sequence is MKPSVFSHFSSLSYQVTAPDNMAEGIHLERERFCCSLCSDLFNNPVTVPCGHCFCMSCIKKHLDNEQAVGIYSCPRCRENSMQRPQLVKNDMIAHIVEQMRKPRQTSETPSCYPGSEDVACDFCTEKKLKAVKSCLQCLASYCEEHLQHHKDVPALRKHRLVEATANLVESICFQHHEVMKLFCQTDQCCICNVCSEDGHRGHKKVSTEAERAEKDRELQVARQNIQLRIQEKDKDVMAFKQEEDEICQSADSALITTEKAFTELIYMIEKKLSHVKEGILSRQNADVGRYKNVRDKLEDEIAKLTRKDTELDKLSRTENHTHFLLHYHSLAHLDDYKYQPIYKLRRQRNFDRVSVVVSEARNRLEAVLNEEVSKILFAISGTNGVPPVPQAEPEAVASPVQTTAEFVKGRILQNRTSPTSPRSELSQNKENFIQFNGDHVDSNPFPSRGTPKVSKKNFLLAKPYPESNGHDFLPIKTIPKSNFSKPPEKALRQDSSSTSASLRFTKHKMSRAKADVFESQGDIKKKVDLMGTNQIIRSLSRCSLNNADFMRLTPEILLDRVSTRDKLILNRSDFLRVAKQITLDPNTANPHLLITMENREVHYMTDELPYSNHPERFAYSWQVLSKQNLTDRCYLEVEGSGRGVMVALAYKDISRTGTFNECTFGQNDKSWALDCFENSFEFRHNKIKTRIPGTWSSRVGVYLDYKEGLLSFYSVSETMTLLHEVKAKFTQPLHVGFWLSDGASAKVCKFS